A genome region from Porphyromonadaceae bacterium W3.11 includes the following:
- a CDS encoding ATP-binding protein: MNKELIRTKLKELVARLGSQRKAANHLAIGTTTVGDIIRGNRDEVISDEMWSSLFAKLCTKSDGWVEVETAAYQEICAVIKDSQDKSSCTWLVADAGAGKSTTARNYSARNANAVYVLCSEDMKRSDFLDACLSALGEKSVESGLRARLEFLIEVLRNKNNPVLILDEADKLIDSILLYCVTIYNHLEGHCGIVMLSTDYIEKRMNSGLRHNKRGYNELHSRIGRRFYVVDKTTPSDIYGICKANGILDDSTINSVIRDAEQFDFDLRRVKKCVLKLRA; encoded by the coding sequence TAAACTTAAAGAGCTGGTGGCACGACTAGGCTCACAGCGAAAGGCCGCTAACCACCTCGCTATCGGTACCACCACCGTTGGCGATATCATCCGAGGCAATAGAGATGAGGTGATATCGGATGAGATGTGGAGTAGCCTATTTGCCAAGCTCTGCACCAAGAGCGATGGATGGGTGGAGGTGGAGACTGCGGCATATCAGGAGATATGTGCCGTGATCAAAGACTCACAAGATAAATCAAGCTGTACTTGGTTGGTGGCTGACGCTGGAGCAGGTAAAAGCACTACTGCCCGCAATTACTCTGCCCGCAATGCCAATGCCGTATATGTGTTGTGCAGTGAGGATATGAAGCGTTCGGATTTCCTCGATGCTTGTCTATCCGCCCTCGGTGAGAAGAGTGTGGAGAGTGGTTTGCGGGCCCGACTTGAATTTTTGATTGAGGTGCTTAGGAATAAAAATAACCCAGTCTTGATACTTGACGAAGCCGACAAGCTGATAGATAGCATCCTACTCTATTGCGTTACCATTTATAATCACCTCGAGGGGCACTGTGGTATCGTGATGCTTAGCACCGACTACATCGAAAAGCGTATGAATAGCGGGCTAAGACATAACAAACGAGGGTACAACGAGCTACACTCGAGGATTGGTCGGAGGTTTTATGTGGTGGACAAAACCACTCCGAGCGATATCTACGGTATCTGCAAGGCGAATGGCATCCTCGATGACTCCACCATCAATAGCGTGATTAGAGATGCCGAGCAATTTGATTTTGACCTGCGACGAGTAAAGAAGTGTGTGTTGAAGTTAAGGGCGTGA